The Flavobacteriaceae bacterium 3519-10 genome includes a window with the following:
- a CDS encoding SSU ribosomal protein S11p (S14e), with protein sequence MAKQTKVVKKRKVKVEAIGEAHIQATFNNIIISLTNKSGEVISWASAGKMGFRGSKKNTPFAAQMAAENCSQVAHDAGLRRVRVFVKGPGAGRESAIRTIHNSGIEVSEIVDVTPMPHNGCRPPKRRRV encoded by the coding sequence ATGGCAAAACAGACTAAAGTAGTTAAAAAAAGAAAAGTAAAAGTTGAAGCGATTGGTGAAGCACATATCCAGGCTACCTTCAACAACATTATTATTTCTTTGACGAATAAAAGCGGAGAAGTTATCTCTTGGGCATCTGCCGGAAAGATGGGATTCAGAGGTTCTAAAAAGAATACTCCTTTTGCAGCGCAAATGGCTGCTGAAAATTGCTCTCAGGTAGCACACGATGCAGGCCTAAGAAGAGTAAGGGTGTTTGTAAAAGGTCCTGGTGCAGGTAGAGAATCTGCGATCAGAACCATTCACAATTCAGGAATTGAAGTAAGCGAAATCGTAGACGTAACTCCAATGCCACACAACGGATGTAGACCACCTAAAAGAAGAAGAGTATAA
- a CDS encoding LSU ribosomal protein L18p (L5e), with amino-acid sequence MALSKVEKRNRIKRRVRGKISGSSELPRLSVYKSNKEIYAQLIDDKDGKTLASASSRSLNATGTKVEISAEVGKAIAEKAKAAGIEKIVFDRNGFVYHGRVKALADGAREGGLKF; translated from the coding sequence ATGGCACTAAGCAAAGTAGAAAAAAGAAATAGGATTAAAAGAAGAGTGCGCGGGAAAATCTCCGGTTCTTCAGAATTACCACGGTTATCTGTTTACAAAAGTAATAAAGAAATTTACGCTCAATTAATCGATGATAAAGACGGTAAAACCTTAGCTTCAGCTTCATCAAGAAGCCTTAACGCTACAGGTACAAAAGTAGAGATCTCTGCAGAAGTAGGTAAAGCAATTGCTGAAAAAGCGAAAGCGGCAGGCATTGAAAAAATAGTGTTCGATAGAAACGGTTTCGTTTACCACGGAAGAGTGAAAGCTCTGGCTGACGGTGCGAGAGAAGGCGGACTAAAATTCTAA
- a CDS encoding SSU ribosomal protein S5p (S2e) — translation MLGLDNIEKVKPGGLELKDRLVSVNRVTKVTKGGRAFGFSAIVVVGDEAGTVGFGLGKSKEVASAIAKAVEDAKKNLVKVPVINHTIPHQSSARYGGADIFLRPASHGTGLIAGGAVRAVLESAGVHDILSKSKGSSNPHNVVKATFKALLDIRRPEDIAKLRGVSLSKVFNG, via the coding sequence ATGTTAGGACTAGATAATATAGAAAAAGTAAAACCGGGAGGATTAGAACTTAAAGATCGTCTCGTGTCAGTAAACAGAGTTACGAAAGTAACTAAAGGCGGACGTGCTTTCGGATTTTCTGCAATTGTTGTTGTAGGAGACGAAGCAGGAACCGTAGGTTTCGGTCTTGGTAAATCTAAGGAAGTTGCTTCTGCAATCGCGAAAGCGGTAGAAGATGCAAAGAAAAACTTAGTGAAAGTACCGGTAATCAACCACACCATCCCTCACCAGTCTTCAGCAAGATACGGTGGTGCAGATATCTTCTTAAGACCAGCTTCTCACGGTACCGGGCTTATCGCCGGTGGTGCAGTAAGAGCGGTGTTGGAGTCTGCAGGTGTACACGATATCCTGTCGAAATCTAAAGGATCTTCTAACCCGCATAACGTGGTGAAAGCTACTTTCAAAGCGTTGTTAGACATCAGAAGACCAGAAGATATCGCAAAATTAAGAGGTGTTTCATTAAGTAAAGTGTTTAACGGTTAA
- a CDS encoding SSU ribosomal protein S13p (S18e), whose protein sequence is MARISGIDLPKNKRGVIGLTYIYGIGRSTSSEILKAAGISEDKKVNEWNDDELALIRNFITENIKVEGELRSETQLNIKRLMDIGCQRGIRHRLGLPLRGQRTKNNSRTRKGKRKTVANKKKASK, encoded by the coding sequence ATGGCGAGAATTTCCGGTATTGATTTACCAAAGAACAAAAGAGGCGTTATCGGCTTAACTTATATTTACGGAATCGGGAGAAGCACTTCGTCCGAGATCCTGAAAGCAGCCGGCATCAGCGAAGACAAGAAAGTCAACGAATGGAATGACGATGAATTGGCACTGATCAGAAACTTTATCACCGAAAACATCAAAGTAGAAGGTGAACTGCGTTCTGAAACTCAATTAAACATCAAGCGATTGATGGATATTGGTTGCCAACGAGGAATACGTCACAGACTGGGATTACCTTTAAGAGGCCAAAGAACCAAAAACAATTCTAGAACCCGAAAAGGAAAGAGAAAAACTGTTGCTAACAAGAAAAAAGCAAGTAAATAA
- a CDS encoding LSU ribosomal protein L5p (L11e), whose protein sequence is MEYTVRPKKLYKEQIIPAMMEEFGYKSVMQVPKLEKIVISQGLGAATADKKIVDYAIEELTAITGQKAVGTLSKKDEAAFKLRKGMPVGARVTLRANQMYEFLDRLTSSALPRIRDFNGIKADGFDGRGNYNLGITEQIIFPEIVIDKVKKIQGMDITFVTTAKTDKEAKSLLTHFGMPFKKN, encoded by the coding sequence ATGGAATATACAGTAAGACCAAAGAAACTATATAAAGAACAGATTATTCCTGCGATGATGGAAGAATTTGGGTACAAATCTGTTATGCAGGTACCTAAATTAGAAAAAATCGTTATTTCACAAGGTTTGGGAGCTGCAACAGCAGACAAGAAAATTGTGGATTATGCAATTGAAGAACTTACCGCTATCACAGGCCAGAAGGCAGTAGGCACACTTTCTAAGAAAGATGAGGCCGCCTTCAAACTGAGAAAAGGGATGCCCGTTGGTGCAAGAGTTACTTTAAGAGCAAACCAAATGTATGAGTTCTTAGACAGACTTACTTCTTCAGCATTACCACGAATCAGAGATTTCAACGGTATCAAAGCTGATGGTTTCGACGGAAGAGGAAATTACAATTTAGGGATCACCGAGCAGATCATTTTCCCTGAGATCGTAATCGACAAAGTGAAGAAAATCCAGGGGATGGACATCACTTTCGTTACCACCGCGAAAACCGATAAAGAAGCGAAATCATTATTAACGCATTTTGGTATGCCTTTTAAAAAGAACTAA
- a CDS encoding LSU ribosomal protein L6p (L9e), which translates to MSRIGKAIIEIPANVTVTEKDGLVTVKGPKGELTQQLAEGITLKQEDGVLTFDRASESKQHKALHGLNRALINNMVQGTAEGWTKKLELVGVGYRASNQGNRLDLALGFSHGIVLDLPKEIVVETLSEKGKNPIITLTSHDKQLLGMVAAKIRSFRKPEPYKGKGVRFVGEIVRRKAGKSA; encoded by the coding sequence ATGTCAAGAATTGGTAAAGCAATTATAGAAATTCCCGCTAACGTTACCGTTACTGAAAAAGACGGACTGGTAACTGTGAAGGGCCCGAAAGGCGAACTTACACAGCAATTAGCCGAAGGAATTACACTAAAACAGGAAGACGGTGTGCTCACATTCGACCGCGCATCAGAATCTAAACAACACAAAGCATTACACGGTCTTAATAGAGCGTTAATCAATAACATGGTTCAGGGTACTGCCGAAGGGTGGACAAAAAAACTGGAACTTGTAGGGGTAGGATACAGAGCATCTAATCAGGGCAACCGTTTGGATCTTGCACTGGGATTCTCTCACGGTATCGTACTGGATCTTCCAAAAGAAATCGTAGTAGAAACTTTATCTGAAAAAGGTAAAAACCCTATTATTACTTTGACTTCACATGACAAACAACTTCTTGGGATGGTAGCAGCGAAGATCAGATCATTCAGAAAACCTGAACCGTACAAAGGAAAAGGAGTTCGTTTCGTAGGAGAAATTGTTAGACGTAAAGCTGGTAAATCTGCTTAA
- a CDS encoding LSU ribosomal protein L15p (L27Ae), protein MNLNNIRPASGSTHNSKRLGRGQGSGKGGTSAKGHKGQKARAGYSQKIGFEGGQMPLQRRLPKFGFTNVNRKEYRAINIDTIQLLADAKGITEITKDILVENGLAKKSEIVKIMGRGELTTGVSVSAHKFTKSAEEAIAKAGGKAITL, encoded by the coding sequence ATGAATTTAAATAATATAAGACCGGCCTCAGGTTCAACTCACAATTCCAAGCGCCTCGGTAGAGGACAGGGAAGTGGAAAAGGCGGTACTTCGGCAAAAGGTCATAAAGGCCAGAAAGCAAGAGCCGGATATTCTCAGAAAATTGGTTTCGAAGGTGGACAAATGCCTTTGCAGAGAAGACTTCCGAAGTTTGGTTTCACCAACGTAAACAGAAAAGAATACAGAGCAATTAATATTGATACGATTCAGCTTCTTGCTGATGCTAAAGGCATCACCGAGATCACTAAAGATATTTTAGTTGAAAACGGCTTAGCTAAGAAAAGCGAAATCGTGAAGATTATGGGTAGAGGCGAATTGACAACGGGAGTTTCAGTTTCTGCACACAAATTCACCAAATCTGCTGAAGAAGCAATTGCTAAAGCAGGAGGTAAAGCAATTACTCTATAA
- a CDS encoding LSU ribosomal protein L16p (L10e) has translation MLQPRRTKFRKVHKMKMKGVAQRGNQLAYGTFGIKATEGAWITARQIEAARIAATRYMKREGQLWIKIFPDKPITKKPAEVRMGKGKGAVEYWVSVVKPGKIMFEVGGVPYEVAKEALRLAAQKLPVVTKFVVANDFVQPQ, from the coding sequence ATGTTACAACCAAGAAGAACCAAATTCCGTAAAGTTCACAAGATGAAGATGAAGGGAGTTGCCCAAAGAGGGAACCAACTCGCTTACGGAACTTTCGGGATCAAAGCAACAGAAGGTGCTTGGATCACTGCAAGACAAATTGAAGCAGCGCGTATCGCAGCTACAAGATATATGAAAAGAGAGGGCCAGCTGTGGATCAAAATATTTCCGGATAAGCCTATTACCAAGAAACCAGCCGAAGTAAGGATGGGTAAAGGTAAAGGTGCCGTAGAGTATTGGGTATCCGTAGTGAAGCCAGGTAAAATAATGTTCGAAGTTGGAGGGGTACCTTACGAAGTGGCAAAAGAAGCATTGCGTCTTGCTGCACAGAAGTTACCGGTAGTTACCAAGTTTGTTGTCGCTAACGATTTTGTTCAACCTCAATAA
- a CDS encoding LSU ribosomal protein L24p (L26e), with amino-acid sequence MTKLKIKRGDNVIITTGKKEIKGKTGEVIEVIRKEGKDARVIVAGLNIVKKHTKPSAGNPQGGIVEKEASIHISNVMLIDKDGKATKTGSKVDGDKKVRVAKSTGETL; translated from the coding sequence ATGACAAAGTTAAAAATCAAAAGAGGAGATAACGTAATCATCACTACCGGTAAGAAAGAAATTAAAGGTAAGACAGGTGAAGTTATTGAAGTGATCCGTAAAGAAGGCAAAGACGCCAGAGTAATTGTTGCAGGTTTGAATATCGTTAAAAAACATACCAAACCATCAGCAGGTAACCCACAGGGCGGCATTGTAGAGAAAGAAGCATCGATCCATATTTCCAACGTTATGCTTATCGATAAAGACGGTAAAGCAACCAAAACAGGAAGCAAAGTAGACGGTGATAAAAAAGTGCGAGTTGCTAAATCAACCGGGGAAACTTTATAA
- a CDS encoding SSU ribosomal protein S17p (S11e), translating into MDRNLRKERIGIVSSNKMEKTIVVSETTRVKHPMYGKFVLKTKKYTAHDENNECTEGDTVLITETRPLSKSKRWRLVRIIEKAK; encoded by the coding sequence ATGGATAGAAATCTAAGAAAAGAGAGAATCGGTATTGTTTCCAGCAATAAAATGGAAAAAACCATTGTTGTAAGTGAAACAACCAGAGTAAAACACCCAATGTACGGTAAATTCGTCCTTAAGACGAAAAAATATACCGCTCACGACGAGAACAATGAGTGTACTGAAGGCGATACAGTATTAATTACTGAAACAAGACCTTTAAGTAAAAGTAAAAGATGGAGATTAGTAAGAATCATTGAAAAAGCTAAGTAA
- a CDS encoding LSU ribosomal protein L30p (L7e), translating into MAKIQVKQVKSAIGRTKTQKRTLEALGLKKLHQVVEHDDTPSILGMVSAVSHLVEVQK; encoded by the coding sequence ATGGCAAAAATTCAGGTAAAACAAGTAAAGAGCGCTATTGGTAGAACTAAAACCCAAAAAAGAACGCTTGAAGCATTAGGATTGAAAAAACTTCACCAGGTTGTAGAACACGACGATACTCCTTCTATCTTAGGAATGGTATCGGCAGTAAGTCACTTAGTAGAAGTTCAAAAATAA
- a CDS encoding LSU ribosomal protein L36p — translation MKVRASIKKRSADCKIVRRKGVLFVINKKNPKFKQRQG, via the coding sequence ATGAAAGTTAGAGCATCTATCAAAAAAAGAAGTGCTGATTGCAAAATCGTTCGCAGAAAAGGCGTCCTGTTTGTAATCAACAAGAAAAACCCCAAATTTAAACAAAGACAAGGCTAA
- a CDS encoding Translation initiation factor 1 — MAKQKHIEQDGVITEALSNAQFRVELENGHILIAHISGKMRMHYIKLLPGDKVKLELSPYDLSKGRITFRY, encoded by the coding sequence ATGGCAAAACAGAAACATATTGAACAGGACGGCGTGATTACCGAAGCACTTTCGAACGCGCAGTTCCGTGTTGAACTTGAAAATGGGCATATCCTTATTGCCCATATTTCTGGTAAGATGCGTATGCACTACATCAAGCTTTTACCTGGTGATAAGGTAAAACTGGAGCTTTCTCCTTATGATTTATCAAAAGGACGAATCACATTTAGATACTAG
- a CDS encoding SSU ribosomal protein S14p (S29e): MAKESMKARERKREATVAKYAEKRKALKEAGDYAALQLLPKDASPVRLHNRCKLTGRPRGYMRTFGLSRVMFREMANQGLIPGVKKASW; encoded by the coding sequence ATGGCTAAAGAATCAATGAAAGCGCGTGAGCGCAAAAGAGAAGCTACAGTAGCAAAATATGCTGAGAAAAGAAAAGCTTTGAAAGAAGCCGGAGATTACGCAGCACTTCAGTTATTACCTAAAGACGCTTCCCCGGTAAGATTACACAACAGATGTAAATTAACAGGGAGACCAAGAGGATACATGAGAACTTTCGGTTTATCCAGAGTTATGTTCCGCGAAATGGCCAACCAGGGCCTTATCCCGGGAGTTAAAAAAGCCAGTTGGTAA
- a CDS encoding SSU ribosomal protein S4p (S9e), whose protein sequence is MARYIGPKTKIARKFGAAIYGDDKNFEKRKNQPPGQHGVNKRRGSKKSEYAVQLMEKQKAKYTYGILERQFANLYEKAQRAKGVTGEVLLQLCESRLDNVVYRLGFGKTRAGARQLVSHRHVTVNGELVNIPSYLLKAGDVIAIREKSKSLEVIADSLAGKANYEWLQFNDEKKEGTFVSAPERIQIPEDIKEQLIVELYSK, encoded by the coding sequence ATGGCAAGATATATTGGACCTAAAACTAAGATTGCAAGAAAATTTGGAGCTGCAATCTACGGAGATGATAAAAACTTCGAGAAAAGAAAAAATCAACCACCGGGACAACACGGTGTGAACAAAAGAAGAGGATCAAAGAAGTCTGAGTACGCTGTTCAGTTAATGGAAAAGCAGAAAGCAAAATACACATACGGTATTTTAGAAAGACAATTTGCAAACTTATATGAAAAAGCGCAAAGAGCAAAAGGCGTAACAGGTGAAGTCCTTTTACAGCTTTGCGAGTCTAGATTAGACAACGTTGTGTACAGACTTGGTTTTGGTAAAACAAGAGCAGGCGCAAGACAACTTGTTTCTCACAGACACGTAACTGTAAACGGAGAATTGGTGAACATCCCATCTTATTTGCTTAAAGCAGGTGATGTAATTGCGATCAGAGAGAAATCTAAATCTCTGGAAGTTATTGCAGATTCACTGGCTGGCAAAGCAAACTATGAGTGGTTACAGTTCAACGACGAGAAGAAAGAAGGTACTTTCGTATCAGCACCGGAGAGAATACAGATTCCGGAGGATATTAAAGAACAGCTGATCGTCGAACTTTACTCTAAATAA
- a CDS encoding Preprotein translocase secY subunit, with protein MKEFIQTLKNIWSLKELREKILFTLGLVLVYRFASYISLPAINMAEVGNLLDHYQNQGGNKQGAGLLGLLSSFTGGAFSRASIMALGIMPYISASIIVQLMGMAIPYLQKLQKDGESGRNTLNQITRWLTIAVCLVQAPSYLTSITQMFLPHAQFASAYYVHPESVMFWLPSIVILVAGSVFAMWLGEKITDKGIGNGISILIMVGILADLPGAFIQEVATQTGKGGLGTIMILIEVLFWMLVVLLAIVLSVAVRKIPIQYVSRAQARGGANRNLMQGARQWIPLKVNASGVMPIIFAQALMFVPGLLTKVDESNTFLAGFKDVFSWQYNVLFAVLIIIFSFFYTAITIPVNQMADDLKRNGGLIPKVRPGKETADYLDDILSKITLPGSIFLAIFAVLPAIVHGAFVQTDRFALFFGGTSLLIMVGVILDTVQQINTYLLNHHYDGLMQSKLSRTTNPNS; from the coding sequence ATGAAAGAATTTATACAAACACTGAAAAACATTTGGAGTCTAAAGGAACTTAGGGAGAAAATACTCTTCACTTTAGGTTTAGTCCTCGTGTATAGATTCGCATCTTATATTTCCCTACCCGCCATCAACATGGCAGAGGTGGGGAATCTTTTGGATCATTACCAGAACCAGGGAGGCAACAAGCAGGGAGCAGGACTTCTTGGCTTGCTTTCTTCGTTTACGGGAGGTGCATTCAGCCGGGCGTCTATCATGGCACTCGGTATTATGCCTTATATCTCCGCTTCCATCATCGTTCAGCTTATGGGTATGGCAATACCGTATCTTCAGAAGCTGCAGAAAGATGGCGAAAGTGGCAGAAATACTTTGAACCAAATTACAAGATGGTTAACCATTGCCGTATGTTTAGTACAGGCTCCTTCATACCTTACATCAATCACGCAGATGTTCCTGCCGCACGCGCAGTTCGCCTCAGCATATTATGTGCATCCCGAGTCGGTGATGTTCTGGTTGCCGAGCATCGTGATTCTGGTAGCAGGATCTGTATTCGCAATGTGGCTGGGTGAAAAAATTACGGACAAAGGAATAGGTAACGGTATTTCCATCCTTATTATGGTGGGTATCCTTGCAGACCTCCCGGGAGCATTTATTCAGGAAGTAGCTACACAGACAGGAAAAGGCGGATTAGGAACTATTATGATCCTTATTGAAGTTCTGTTCTGGATGTTGGTGGTGCTTCTGGCAATTGTACTCTCTGTGGCAGTAAGAAAAATCCCGATTCAGTATGTAAGCCGTGCGCAGGCACGTGGCGGAGCAAACCGAAACCTGATGCAGGGCGCAAGACAGTGGATCCCACTTAAGGTGAACGCATCCGGTGTAATGCCGATCATTTTCGCGCAGGCGTTGATGTTCGTACCCGGGCTTTTAACTAAAGTTGACGAGTCGAATACGTTTTTGGCAGGTTTCAAAGATGTGTTCAGCTGGCAGTATAATGTGTTGTTTGCGGTACTTATTATCATCTTCTCATTCTTCTATACTGCGATTACCATCCCGGTGAACCAGATGGCGGATGATCTTAAGAGAAACGGCGGGCTTATACCTAAGGTTAGACCTGGGAAAGAAACCGCTGATTATCTGGATGATATTCTATCAAAAATTACATTGCCAGGCTCAATATTTTTAGCTATCTTTGCAGTCCTTCCGGCAATAGTGCACGGAGCGTTTGTTCAGACGGATAGATTTGCCCTGTTTTTTGGGGGCACATCGCTGTTAATTATGGTCGGGGTAATACTCGATACGGTTCAACAAATCAACACGTATTTGCTGAATCATCATTATGACGGACTGATGCAATCCAAGCTATCCAGAACAACAAACCCAAATTCGTAA
- a CDS encoding LSU ribosomal protein L14p (L23e), which yields MLQTESRLKVADNTGAKEVLVIRVLGGTRRRYASVGDKIVVTIKDSTPQGSAKKGTVTKAVVVRTKKAVRRKDGSYIKFDDNACVLLNATGEMRGTRVFGPVARELRDKEFMKVISLAPEVL from the coding sequence ATGTTACAAACCGAATCAAGATTAAAAGTTGCTGATAACACAGGTGCCAAAGAAGTACTGGTGATCAGAGTTCTGGGAGGAACCAGAAGAAGATATGCTTCAGTTGGTGATAAGATCGTAGTTACTATCAAAGATTCTACACCACAGGGTAGCGCTAAGAAAGGAACCGTTACTAAGGCAGTAGTTGTAAGAACAAAAAAAGCAGTAAGAAGAAAAGATGGTTCATACATCAAATTCGATGATAATGCTTGTGTACTTCTTAACGCTACCGGCGAAATGAGAGGAACCCGTGTTTTCGGACCTGTTGCCCGTGAACTGAGAGATAAAGAATTTATGAAAGTCATTTCATTAGCTCCTGAAGTACTTTAA
- a CDS encoding ribosomal protein L29, with translation MKKADIKNLSAGDIQNKLAEVKADFNKLKLSHSISPIENPILIRDMRKTIARLETELTLKQQ, from the coding sequence ATGAAAAAAGCAGACATCAAAAATCTAAGCGCAGGAGATATTCAAAACAAATTAGCTGAAGTAAAAGCAGATTTCAATAAACTGAAATTATCGCACAGCATCAGCCCGATTGAAAATCCTATCCTGATCAGAGACATGAGAAAAACAATCGCAAGACTTGAAACGGAACTAACACTAAAACAACAATAA
- a CDS encoding SSU ribosomal protein S8p (S15Ae), which produces MVTDPISDFLTRVRNAQSAGHKVVDIPASKIKKEITKILFDQGYILNYKFEDHAVQGNIKIALKYDKTTNKPAIKSIQRASRPGLRQYKGSQDLPRVLNGLGVAIVSTSRGVMTDKKARQEKVGGEVICYVY; this is translated from the coding sequence ATGGTAACAGATCCAATTTCAGATTTCCTAACCAGAGTAAGGAACGCACAAAGCGCAGGCCACAAAGTGGTGGACATTCCTGCATCGAAAATCAAAAAGGAGATTACAAAAATTTTATTTGACCAGGGTTACATCCTGAACTACAAGTTCGAGGATCACGCTGTTCAGGGAAATATCAAAATCGCTTTAAAGTACGACAAAACAACCAACAAACCAGCCATCAAAAGCATCCAGAGAGCTTCAAGACCAGGTCTAAGACAGTACAAAGGTTCACAGGACCTGCCAAGAGTACTTAACGGTTTGGGTGTTGCAATTGTATCTACATCACGAGGTGTGATGACGGATAAAAAAGCACGTCAGGAAAAAGTGGGTGGAGAAGTAATCTGCTATGTTTATTAA